A window of Rhododendron vialii isolate Sample 1 chromosome 11a, ASM3025357v1 contains these coding sequences:
- the LOC131307475 gene encoding uncharacterized protein LOC131307475 gives MKRLIILLIITGLALLCLQANGRRLFSEETEKDGAYNQLLHDTQMRLDGVKKGGSVPKVDEKETSNNAYQENSSSDDQAGNSYGNFGDPAASSTDTHHVFTDENRPNPH, from the coding sequence ATGAAGAGATTAATCATACTACTGATCATCACTGGATTAGCCTTATTGTGCCTTCAAGCAAATGGAAGAAGACTTTTCTCAGAAGAAACTGAGAAGGATGGAGCTTATAACCAGCTCTTGCATGATACCCAGATGAGGCTTGATGGAGTCAAGAAAGGTGGCTCGGTACCAAAAGTTGATGAGAAAGAAACAAGCAACAATGCGTATCAGGAAAACAGCAGCAGTGATGATCAAGCGGGTAACAGTTATGGAAATTTTGGTGATCCTGCTGCATCATCTACTGATACTCACCATGTTTTCACGGATGAGAACCGTCCTAATCCCCACTAA